The following are encoded in a window of Rosa chinensis cultivar Old Blush chromosome 4, RchiOBHm-V2, whole genome shotgun sequence genomic DNA:
- the LOC112200285 gene encoding mechanosensitive ion channel protein 6-like — MNIVKYGHLTTLDEQILDSTKDEGEGDTKIKSEVEAKAAAKNIFRNVARPGSKHIYLEDLLRFMQEDEALKTMSLFEGASDSKRISKTSLKNWVVSINWQVVYWTELLGFKVWLC, encoded by the exons ATGAATATAGTAAAATATGGGCATCTTACCACACTAGATGAGCAGATTCTGGATTCAACCAAGGATGAGGGTGAGGGTGATACTAAGATCAAAAGTGAAGTTGAGGCAAAGGCTGCCGCGAAAAATATATTTCGCAATGTGGCTAGGCCTGGCTCCAA GCACATCTACCTGGAGGATTTGTTGCGTTTCATGCAAGAAGACGAGGCTTTAAAGACCATGAGTCTCTTTGAAGGGGCCTCTGACAGCAAGAGAATCAGCAAAACTTCCTTGAAAAATTGGGTGGTAAGCATCAACTGGCAAGTTGTCTACTGGACAGAATTGTTAGGTTTTAAGGTTTGGTTATGTTAG